The Bradyrhizobium ottawaense genome window below encodes:
- a CDS encoding efflux RND transporter periplasmic adaptor subunit, translated as MTSSNPASAARRNEAWRQAGRALAAAATVVALAGCEDKNTFVAPPPPKVDVATPVQRPVTRYIEATGNTAPIKSVDLVARVQGFLQSIDYQDGTFVKQGTQLFTIEPETYKLKVEQAKAAEVGAQATVKQAEADFKRQVELVQRQAVSQSTLDTSTSTRDNAQANLQQAQVNTRLAEVNYGYTRVTAPFDGIVSAHLVSIGELVGVSSPTQLATIVAMDPIWVNFTVNEQDVLRIRAEAARRGLTPADMKQFPIQVGLQTETGYPHEGKLDYVSPTLNTSTGTLAVRGVVPNDKRVLLPGYFVRVRVPFDQEKSALLVPDTALGSDQGGRYLLVVNGDNVVEQRKVQIGPVDNGLRVIESGLKPDDRVVIAGLLRVIPGQKIDPQTTKIEQPQASAK; from the coding sequence ATGACCTCATCGAATCCCGCATCTGCTGCACGGCGCAATGAAGCGTGGAGACAGGCCGGGCGGGCACTGGCCGCCGCTGCGACCGTGGTCGCACTGGCGGGTTGCGAGGACAAGAACACGTTCGTGGCACCGCCGCCGCCCAAGGTGGACGTGGCAACGCCGGTGCAGCGTCCGGTGACGCGCTACATCGAGGCCACCGGCAACACCGCGCCGATCAAGAGCGTCGATCTCGTGGCGCGGGTGCAGGGTTTCCTGCAGTCGATCGACTATCAGGACGGCACCTTCGTCAAGCAGGGCACCCAGCTGTTCACGATCGAGCCCGAGACCTACAAGCTCAAGGTCGAGCAGGCGAAGGCGGCCGAGGTCGGTGCGCAAGCCACGGTCAAGCAGGCCGAAGCCGATTTCAAGCGGCAGGTCGAGCTCGTGCAGCGCCAGGCGGTCTCGCAGTCCACCCTGGACACCTCGACATCGACCCGCGACAACGCCCAGGCCAACCTCCAGCAGGCCCAGGTCAATACGAGGCTGGCCGAGGTCAATTACGGCTACACCAGGGTGACAGCGCCGTTCGACGGCATCGTCAGCGCCCACCTGGTCTCGATCGGCGAGCTCGTCGGCGTCTCCTCGCCGACCCAGCTCGCGACCATCGTCGCGATGGATCCGATCTGGGTGAACTTCACGGTCAACGAGCAGGACGTGCTGCGCATCCGCGCCGAAGCGGCCCGCCGCGGACTGACCCCCGCCGACATGAAGCAATTCCCGATTCAGGTGGGACTGCAGACCGAGACCGGCTATCCGCATGAGGGCAAGCTCGACTACGTCTCGCCGACCCTCAATACATCAACCGGCACGCTCGCCGTGCGCGGCGTCGTGCCCAACGACAAGCGGGTGCTGCTGCCCGGTTATTTCGTCCGGGTGCGCGTGCCCTTCGACCAGGAGAAGAGCGCCCTGCTCGTCCCCGACACCGCGCTCGGCAGCGACCAGGGCGGCCGCTATCTGCTGGTGGTCAACGGCGACAACGTCGTCGAGCAGCGCAAGGTGCAGATCGGCCCGGTCGACAACGGGCTGCGCGTCATCGAAAGCGGCTTGAAGCCGGACGACCGCGTCGTCATCGCGGGGCTGCTGCGGGTGATCCCGGGCCAGAAGATCGATCCGCAAACAACGAAGATCGAGCAGCCGCAGGCGTCTGCCAAGTAG
- a CDS encoding ABC transporter substrate-binding protein: MPTSLQSGLAGLVLAAMVAMPALADGLKDEIAPTGKLRVAIAISPAGGAFWSTKIEAGYAGVPVDLGKAMAAKLGVPVEYVVHQNSGQITDAAGKGTWDVTWLPRDPERETKMRFGPIYEVADATYIVKPGSAVTNFATLDQPGIKVAAVNATTTMRGAIAHLKHATVTGYQTYEEIFGLLRSGEIDAFALSRDQLNKMAQKIPGTKVLDETFKKTVTAVAVPLGHGQALAFVTKFMTEATTNGTLRKAYDDNGLKDSPIRTE; encoded by the coding sequence ATGCCCACGTCCCTCCAGTCGGGCCTTGCGGGCCTCGTTCTCGCAGCGATGGTCGCCATGCCGGCGCTAGCAGACGGTCTGAAGGACGAGATCGCGCCGACCGGCAAGCTGCGCGTCGCGATCGCAATCAGCCCCGCAGGCGGCGCATTCTGGTCGACCAAGATCGAAGCCGGCTATGCCGGCGTTCCCGTCGATCTCGGCAAGGCGATGGCCGCCAAGCTCGGCGTCCCCGTCGAATATGTCGTCCACCAGAACTCCGGACAGATCACCGACGCGGCTGGCAAAGGCACGTGGGACGTCACCTGGCTCCCCAGGGATCCCGAGCGCGAGACCAAGATGCGGTTCGGCCCGATCTACGAGGTCGCCGACGCCACCTACATCGTCAAGCCCGGCTCCGCCGTCACCAATTTTGCGACGCTCGACCAACCCGGAATCAAGGTCGCGGCCGTCAACGCCACCACCACCATGCGCGGCGCGATCGCGCATCTGAAGCATGCAACGGTCACCGGCTATCAGACCTATGAGGAGATCTTCGGCTTGCTCAGGAGCGGCGAGATCGACGCCTTCGCATTGTCGCGCGACCAGCTCAACAAGATGGCGCAGAAGATTCCGGGCACCAAGGTGCTGGACGAGACGTTCAAGAAGACAGTGACCGCCGTCGCCGTGCCGCTCGGCCACGGCCAGGCACTGGCCTTCGTCACCAAATTCATGACCGAGGCCACGACGAACGGCACTCTGCGCAAGGCCTATGATGACAACGGCCTGAAGGATTCGCCGATCCGGACGGAGTAG
- a CDS encoding NAD-dependent epimerase/dehydratase family protein encodes MRILILGGSQFLGRAIAAHACAAGHEVTCAARGLAGPIAAGARLVRIDRDVADGLAPLAGESFDAVVDVSRRPGQVRRAVAALKRPNVHWTFVSTISVYADNRIPGQRADTAPLREPAAEDVEHSTDAIYGAAKVACEQAVGGDAFICRAGLIAGPEDPTGRFAYWPTRLARGGEVLAPGSPDDAVQFIDVRDLAQWIVHAAEIRLTGIYDGIGPIRRRGELLIECAAALNTSCTFTWIDRAFLEAHDVRRWAGPRSLPMWLPLPDFAGFLTRDTSPAREAGLTSRPAGDTARDTLHWLHVSGGPVVGLSADEERDVLAAWHAERTPATGT; translated from the coding sequence ATGCGCATTCTCATTCTCGGCGGCAGCCAGTTTCTCGGGCGGGCGATCGCAGCCCATGCATGTGCTGCCGGTCATGAGGTGACCTGCGCCGCCCGCGGTCTCGCGGGTCCGATTGCGGCAGGCGCGCGTCTCGTCCGGATCGACCGTGATGTGGCCGACGGGCTTGCGCCGCTCGCAGGCGAGTCGTTCGATGCCGTGGTCGACGTCTCGCGTCGTCCCGGCCAGGTTCGCCGCGCGGTCGCGGCGCTGAAGCGACCAAATGTGCATTGGACCTTCGTCTCGACCATCAGCGTGTATGCGGACAATCGGATACCCGGACAACGTGCCGACACGGCGCCGCTGCGCGAGCCTGCGGCCGAGGATGTGGAGCACAGCACCGATGCCATTTACGGCGCGGCCAAGGTCGCCTGCGAACAGGCGGTCGGCGGCGATGCCTTCATCTGCCGCGCCGGCCTGATCGCAGGCCCTGAGGACCCGACCGGACGCTTCGCCTATTGGCCGACACGGCTTGCACGCGGCGGCGAGGTGCTGGCGCCGGGATCGCCTGACGATGCCGTCCAGTTCATCGATGTCCGCGACCTCGCGCAATGGATCGTGCATGCGGCGGAGATTCGTCTCACCGGCATCTATGACGGGATTGGACCAATCCGCAGGCGCGGCGAGCTTCTGATCGAATGCGCGGCGGCGCTGAATACGTCCTGCACGTTCACCTGGATCGATCGCGCCTTCCTCGAGGCACACGACGTGCGGCGCTGGGCCGGTCCGCGGTCGTTGCCGATGTGGCTGCCCCTGCCCGACTTCGCGGGCTTCCTGACGCGCGACACCTCGCCGGCGCGCGAGGCCGGACTGACCTCGCGACCAGCGGGAGACACCGCGCGCGACACGCTGCATTGGCTTCACGTCAGCGGCGGCCCGGTCGTCGGGCTTTCCGCCGATGAAGAGCGGGACGTGCTGGCGGCCTGGCATGCCGAAAGGACACCGGCAACCGGAACCTAG
- a CDS encoding flavin-containing monooxygenase, which produces MVSPKHICVIGAGVSGLAAAKAFSSRGHRVTIVERSADLGGVWEPARSYPDVQTQSPKELYRYTDRAMPEAYPEWPTGPQVHAYLADYARSFGLDRMLRLGTEVAGMARRADGKPGWTLALKDKHGTSTSEDFDFVAVCTGQFNEPRELHCPGEDEFLAQGGQILHSSKYGDPTLAKGRRIVVLGGSKSATDIAVNAVKSGAREVTIVMREPVWRIPYFIGGLVNFKRILYIRAQEEMFPGWGIGAMTRLAHRIAAPLVWANWRGLESLLKAQLKLGRCKMVPKERIEDGVNCSVPIATPGFYPMVADGRIKAVFGTFDHYDGDSIVMNGGERVSAHVAVLAIGYKLGVPFLPAAYKQKLVDADGQYRLYRLIANPDLPELGFVGFNSSFCTVLCADLAANWLVRYADGQLANQPTAAQMHDNIEMMLHFKRVERPAAGVYGGLCVAPYHYRHFDELMADIGAKNQKRGGLKGRFQPPDADAYAKFLATAPDYRAA; this is translated from the coding sequence ATGGTCAGCCCCAAGCATATCTGCGTGATCGGCGCCGGCGTCTCCGGCCTTGCTGCCGCCAAGGCGTTCTCCAGCCGTGGCCACCGCGTCACCATCGTCGAGCGCAGCGCCGATCTCGGCGGCGTCTGGGAGCCGGCGCGCTCCTATCCCGACGTGCAGACGCAGAGCCCGAAAGAACTCTACCGCTACACCGACCGCGCCATGCCGGAGGCCTATCCGGAATGGCCAACCGGGCCGCAGGTCCACGCCTATCTCGCCGACTACGCCAGGAGTTTTGGTCTCGACCGCATGCTGCGCCTTGGCACCGAGGTCGCCGGCATGGCGCGCCGCGCCGACGGCAAGCCCGGCTGGACGCTCGCGCTGAAGGACAAGCACGGCACGAGCACGAGCGAGGATTTCGATTTTGTCGCGGTCTGCACCGGCCAATTCAACGAGCCGCGCGAGCTGCATTGCCCTGGCGAGGATGAATTCCTCGCCCAGGGCGGCCAGATCCTGCATTCGTCGAAATACGGCGATCCCACGCTGGCGAAAGGACGCCGAATCGTCGTGCTCGGCGGCTCGAAATCGGCGACCGACATCGCGGTGAACGCGGTGAAATCGGGCGCGCGCGAGGTCACCATCGTGATGCGCGAGCCGGTCTGGCGCATCCCCTATTTCATCGGCGGGCTCGTGAACTTCAAGCGCATCCTCTACATCCGCGCGCAGGAGGAGATGTTTCCGGGCTGGGGCATCGGAGCGATGACGCGGCTCGCGCATCGCATCGCCGCGCCGCTGGTCTGGGCGAACTGGCGCGGGCTGGAGAGCCTGCTCAAGGCGCAGCTCAAGCTCGGCCGCTGCAAGATGGTGCCGAAGGAGCGGATCGAGGACGGCGTCAACTGCTCGGTGCCGATCGCAACGCCTGGCTTCTACCCGATGGTCGCCGACGGCCGCATCAAGGCGGTGTTCGGCACCTTCGACCATTACGACGGCGACAGCATCGTGATGAACGGCGGCGAGCGCGTGAGCGCCCACGTCGCGGTGCTCGCGATCGGCTACAAGCTCGGCGTGCCGTTCCTGCCCGCGGCTTACAAGCAGAAGCTGGTCGATGCCGACGGCCAGTACCGGCTCTACCGCCTGATCGCCAACCCTGATCTGCCCGAGCTCGGCTTCGTCGGCTTCAACTCGTCTTTCTGCACCGTGCTCTGCGCCGACCTCGCCGCCAACTGGCTGGTACGCTATGCCGACGGCCAGCTCGCCAACCAGCCGACGGCAGCGCAAATGCACGACAACATCGAGATGATGCTGCACTTCAAGCGCGTCGAGCGGCCGGCCGCCGGCGTCTATGGCGGCCTCTGCGTCGCGCCCTATCACTACCGCCATTTCGACGAGCTGATGGCCGACATCGGCGCCAAGAACCAGAAGCGCGGCGGGCTCAAAGGGCGCTTCCAGCCGCCGGATGCGGATGCCTATGCGAAATTCCTGGCGACGGCGCCGGACTACCGGGCGGCATAA
- a CDS encoding cupin domain-containing protein produces the protein MTALEKGITASGTGYGGKSWNILGQVYFPKAVTDSTFAFETNSDPGQFVPVHIHPTQDEFILVQEGTLDLKLDGKWVKAHAGDLVRMPRGIPHGYFNKSDKRCRALFWVSPMQKLEALFNQLHNLTDPAEVVRISALHEVDFLPPEAND, from the coding sequence ATGACTGCACTCGAAAAGGGCATTACCGCTAGCGGCACAGGCTACGGCGGCAAGAGCTGGAACATTCTGGGCCAGGTCTACTTCCCCAAGGCCGTCACCGACTCCACCTTCGCGTTCGAGACCAACAGCGATCCCGGCCAGTTCGTGCCGGTGCACATCCATCCGACCCAGGACGAATTCATCCTGGTGCAGGAGGGCACGCTCGACCTCAAGCTCGACGGCAAATGGGTCAAGGCCCATGCCGGCGACCTCGTGCGCATGCCCCGCGGCATTCCGCACGGCTATTTCAACAAGTCCGACAAGCGGTGCCGCGCGCTGTTCTGGGTCTCGCCGATGCAGAAGCTGGAGGCGCTGTTCAACCAGCTGCACAATCTGACGGACCCTGCCGAAGTCGTGCGCATCTCGGCGCTGCATGAGGTCGACTTCCTGCCGCCCGAGGCCAACGACTAG
- a CDS encoding AraC family transcriptional regulator — MSAAVLEMSARAPAAERLADFARVTTDDVDEAAEQIGRIFCPHDLKPARLRASGFSARHNCADFDGFSINYVAYGGSVGIDPGCLERFFLVQVPLTGTAYIRAGTTELDAAPERTASLLSPTIPTRMMWRDCAQAILLFDRRMVEQRAAALSGRVSGTVEFDPVIDLDAPTGRALRTSLAELMMLAERLGPSRRLSPVAMADWRELLLDHLLNGQRHGLSDAIQNFSGQAERLPRALRAARDHLADNAGEPLDLVQLACASGIGIRALQLGFRRHFGLSISRMLLDMRLAGLHARLAQAAPDASITDIAFDLGFTHLSRMAGAYREKFGETPSATLRRRMS, encoded by the coding sequence ATGTCCGCAGCCGTGCTGGAAATGAGCGCAAGGGCGCCCGCGGCCGAACGGCTCGCGGACTTCGCCCGCGTCACCACTGACGATGTCGACGAAGCGGCCGAACAGATTGGGCGCATCTTCTGCCCGCACGATCTCAAGCCGGCACGGCTGCGCGCCTCCGGCTTCTCCGCCCGGCACAATTGCGCCGATTTCGACGGCTTTTCCATCAATTACGTCGCCTATGGCGGATCGGTCGGCATCGACCCCGGCTGCCTCGAGCGCTTCTTCCTGGTGCAGGTCCCGCTCACGGGCACGGCCTACATTCGCGCCGGCACGACCGAGCTTGACGCCGCGCCGGAGCGGACGGCGTCGCTGCTGTCGCCGACGATCCCGACCCGAATGATGTGGCGCGACTGCGCGCAGGCGATCCTGCTGTTTGACCGCCGCATGGTCGAGCAGCGCGCCGCGGCGCTGTCGGGCAGGGTCTCCGGGACGGTCGAGTTCGATCCGGTGATCGATTTGGACGCGCCGACCGGGCGGGCGCTGCGGACCAGCCTGGCCGAGCTGATGATGCTCGCCGAGCGTCTCGGTCCCTCCCGCCGGCTGTCACCGGTCGCGATGGCCGATTGGCGGGAGCTGCTGCTCGATCACCTGCTCAATGGCCAGCGCCATGGCCTGTCGGATGCGATTCAGAACTTCTCCGGCCAGGCCGAGCGTCTGCCGCGCGCGCTCCGCGCTGCGCGCGACCACCTGGCGGACAATGCCGGCGAGCCGCTCGACCTTGTGCAGCTCGCCTGCGCCTCCGGCATCGGCATCCGCGCGCTCCAGCTCGGCTTCCGCCGTCACTTCGGCCTGTCGATCTCGCGGATGCTGCTCGACATGCGCCTCGCCGGTCTGCACGCCCGCCTGGCGCAGGCCGCGCCCGATGCCTCCATCACCGACATCGCCTTCGATCTCGGCTTCACCCATCTCAGCCGCATGGCCGGCGCCTATCGCGAAAAATTCGGCGAGACGCCGTCGGCGACGCTGCGGCGAAGGATGAGCTAG
- a CDS encoding ATP-binding protein, translated as MKLRGLLTLAMAAQVVVTAAALLASYAMAGAGFGIPQLVALMASAALAALMVRLCARAIERSEDKRAATQSTELARARSDSAQMTQAVIKTALDAFIQIDDSGAVLEWSFQAEALTGWTRQEALGADVVDLIVAEPLRAAFRQRMARLVPELSDTPSGLRFELALIHRNGDRILAEASSTVMRLGGRAIVNTFVRDITQKRAAEEQLVQSQNMEAVGQLTGGIAHEFNNMLTVITGTIEILADAVRDNPPLATITKLIGEAADRGAALTSSLLSFARKQALQPAEIDVNELLEELAKLLLATFDKKIEIVTRLDRNVWLAYADRGQLSSALLNLAINARDAMLDGGRLTLTTRNVVFGVREAVAVGAGYAGDYVEIEIADTGTGIPQAILERIFDPFFSTKEVGKGTGLGLSMVFGFVKQSGGGIKVASEEGRGTIFTLYLPKAEASALRPTGYDDRKIIGGKETVLCVEDDRDVRHYVTVQLEGLGYKVIPAANATEALAIAAEGKPFDLLFTDIVMAGGMNGRELAEQMVAARPSLRVLFTSGYAYDSLHAQGRATMGAPLLRKPYRKAELARMLRRCLDTAVDSAGDAIPTPYSVQADVEAFLRKQAAEDNGRTRPRK; from the coding sequence ATGAAACTCAGGGGGCTTCTGACACTCGCGATGGCCGCACAGGTCGTGGTGACCGCGGCGGCCCTCCTCGCCTCCTATGCCATGGCCGGAGCCGGCTTCGGCATTCCCCAGCTTGTTGCCCTAATGGCAAGCGCTGCCCTTGCGGCGCTGATGGTTCGCCTCTGCGCCCGCGCGATCGAGAGATCGGAGGACAAGCGCGCCGCCACGCAATCGACCGAGCTGGCGCGGGCGCGCAGCGACAGCGCACAGATGACACAAGCCGTCATCAAGACCGCGCTCGATGCCTTCATTCAGATCGACGACAGCGGCGCCGTGCTGGAGTGGAGCTTTCAGGCTGAGGCCCTGACCGGATGGACGCGCCAGGAGGCGCTCGGCGCCGACGTCGTCGATCTCATCGTCGCCGAGCCGCTGCGCGCCGCCTTCAGGCAGCGCATGGCGCGGCTGGTGCCGGAATTGTCGGACACCCCGTCCGGCTTGCGCTTCGAGCTCGCCCTGATCCACCGGAACGGTGACCGGATCCTGGCCGAGGCCTCCAGCACGGTCATGCGGCTGGGCGGACGCGCCATCGTCAACACCTTCGTCAGGGACATCACCCAGAAGCGCGCCGCCGAGGAGCAGCTGGTGCAGTCGCAGAATATGGAAGCGGTCGGGCAGCTCACCGGCGGCATCGCGCACGAATTCAACAACATGCTCACGGTGATCACAGGCACGATCGAGATCCTCGCCGACGCCGTCAGGGACAACCCGCCGCTTGCGACCATCACCAAGCTGATCGGCGAGGCCGCCGATCGCGGCGCCGCGCTGACGTCGAGCCTGTTGTCCTTTGCCCGCAAGCAGGCGCTGCAGCCGGCCGAGATCGACGTCAACGAGCTGCTGGAAGAGCTCGCAAAGCTGCTGCTGGCGACCTTCGACAAGAAGATCGAGATCGTCACCCGGCTCGACCGCAACGTCTGGCTCGCCTACGCCGACCGCGGCCAGCTCAGCTCGGCACTGCTCAACCTCGCGATCAACGCGCGCGATGCCATGCTGGACGGCGGCAGGCTGACGCTGACGACGCGCAACGTCGTGTTCGGCGTCCGCGAGGCGGTCGCGGTCGGCGCCGGCTATGCGGGTGACTATGTCGAGATCGAGATCGCCGACACCGGCACCGGCATTCCGCAGGCCATCCTGGAGCGGATCTTCGATCCGTTCTTCTCCACCAAGGAGGTCGGCAAAGGCACAGGGCTCGGGCTCAGCATGGTGTTCGGCTTCGTCAAGCAGTCCGGCGGCGGCATCAAGGTCGCCTCCGAAGAAGGCCGCGGCACGATCTTCACGCTCTATTTGCCGAAGGCGGAGGCGAGCGCGCTGCGCCCGACCGGCTATGACGACCGCAAGATCATCGGGGGCAAGGAAACCGTCCTCTGCGTCGAAGACGACCGCGACGTCCGCCACTACGTCACGGTCCAGCTCGAAGGCCTCGGCTACAAGGTCATCCCAGCCGCCAATGCGACCGAGGCGCTTGCGATTGCGGCCGAAGGCAAGCCGTTCGACCTGCTCTTCACCGACATCGTGATGGCCGGCGGCATGAACGGACGCGAGCTCGCCGAGCAGATGGTGGCGGCGCGCCCTTCCCTGCGGGTTCTGTTCACGTCGGGCTACGCCTACGATTCGCTGCACGCACAGGGGCGCGCGACGATGGGCGCGCCGCTGCTGAGAAAGCCCTATCGCAAGGCCGAGCTCGCACGCATGCTGCGCCGCTGCCTCGACACCGCCGTCGATTCCGCCGGCGACGCGATCCCGACGCCCTATTCGGTGCAGGCCGATGTCGAGGCGTTCCTGCGCAAACAGGCGGCGGAAGACAACGGCAGAACGCGGCCACGGAAATAG